The proteins below come from a single Mya arenaria isolate MELC-2E11 chromosome 8, ASM2691426v1 genomic window:
- the LOC128244109 gene encoding uncharacterized protein LOC128244109 — MEHPFEPNTASSTKNDWSRGGRQCVVVDCSNNQKKLYDWENSPCQFHNDVNGKDCPCLVPFKFHCIPASGENRLQWLKSINRKGFDPPIKSVVCSKHFIDGRPTKQNPIPVLEMGYRPVTPKTPGRRPLKRLRLESNENSSPRQSQPQPDPLSTPVKRPSPKVGCPPDEMLTATPITDADEAFTDCQQCLSICCQKYPQHCHNANKPKLVDSSTQTIDLVAHDHTYWYSLKTKTVSTQHSSAVFGFENIQTDSDSRFYTGLSLSVFMTLISTLSTYGKGFPYRMSVPNQILSVLLRLRLALTFEDIGRRFGVSHQLMSNVFKSWINVMSQHLSHCVVWLPRDTIRRTLPNSFKTSFPKTTCIIDCSEIFIQRPFSLKARAQTWSTYKSNNTAKFLIAIAPSGFIMYISPLYGGRASDNFITKNCGCLDYLLPGDEVMADRGFTIGEDMCSRRVKLNIPAFMKGRSQLSEQETIDSRRIAAERIHVERAIMRMKSFRLLNTKYSIKTLHNADKTVRVVAALCNMRDSLIRDDVVD; from the exons ATGGAACATCCATTTGAACCAAATACTGCAAGCAGTACCAAAAATGATTGGTCAC GTGGTGGAAGGCAGTGTGTTGTGGTTGATTGTAGCAATAACCAGAAGAAACTTTACGACTGGGAAAATTCCCCCTGCCAGTTTCATAATGATGTAAATGGCAAAGACTGTCCATGTCTTGTACCGTTCAAATTCCACTGCATACCGGCATCGGGAGAAAATCGTCTCCAGTGGTTGAAATCCATCAACAGGAAAGGCTTTGATCCTCCTATCAAGTCAGTG GTTTGTTCGAAGCACTTTATAGATGGCCGCCCTACAAAGCAAAACCCAATCCCAGTGTTGGAAATGGGATATCGACCAGTGACGCCAAAGACACCTGGACGTAGACCTTTGAAAAGACTCCGTCTAGAATCTAATGAAAATTCAAGTCCAAGACAGTCACAGCCACAACCTGATCCATTATCAACTCCTGTAAAACGACCAAGTCCAAAAGTGGGCTGTCCTCCTGACGAAATGTTGACAGCTACCCCAATCACTGATGCTGATGAAGCCTTTACGGACTGTCAGCAATGTTTAAGCATCTGTTGTCAGAAATACCCACAACACTGCCATAATGCCAATAAGCCTAAGCTAGTAGACAGCAGTACACAGACTATTGATTTGGTGGCCCATGACCACACTTACTGGTATTCTCTTAAAACAAAGACGGTATCTACTCAGCATTCTTCTGCGGTAtttggttttgaaaacatacaaacagactCAGACTCTCGTTTTTACACAGGATTGAGCCTCTCGGtgttcatgacattaatttcaacATTGTCAACTTATGGAAAAGGTTTCCCATACAGAATGAGTGTTCCAAACCAAATCCTCTCAGTGCTGTTAAGATTAAGGCTTGCACTCACATTCGAAGACATCGGCAGACGTTTTGGTGTGTCTCACCAACTCATGAGTAATGTTTTTAAGTCATGGATCAATGTAATGTCCCAACATCTGTCACATTGTGTGGTATGGTTGCCCAGAGATACTATTCGAAGAACATTACCAAATTCCTTCAAAACATCATTTCCAAAGACAACCTGCATAATAGACTGTTCTGAAATTTTTATTCAAAGGCCATTTTCATTAAAAGCAAGGGCTCAGACTTGGAGtacatataaaagtaataacACTGCCAAATTTCTGATTGCGATAGCTCCAAGTGGATTTATAATGTACATCTCACCATTGTATGGTGGACGGGCAAGTGACAATTTCATCACTAAAAATTGTGGATGTTTGGACTATTTGCTGCCTGGGGATGAGGTTATGGCTGATCGTGGTTTCACAATAGGTGAGGATATGTGTAGCCGTCGAGTCAAACTGAATATTCCTGCATTTATGAAGGGTCGGTCGCAGCTATCCGAACAGGAGACCATTGACTCTAGAAGGATTGCGGCTGAAAGAATTCATGTTGAGCGCGCTATCATGCGAATGAAGTCTTTTAGACTGTTGAACACtaaatacagtataaaaacattacataatgcaGATAAAACTGTCCGTGTAGTTGCAGCTTTGTGCAACATGAGAGATTCATTAATACGGGATGATGTTGTTGACTAG
- the LOC128244110 gene encoding uncharacterized protein LOC128244110, whose amino-acid sequence MYALLITGLPPDDLKWEKNKSNAWPKLMYEDLVDYLIHAKAYDGKAMKSFRSLYGYNYVQNGWMGDMWSIECEGMTYIKAKISPSQPGVGRKDYNSWIAVSSENTVETGHCSCPAGNARSCSHISAIIYAITLAWANGVGGETCTDKQRAWGKGAAQVLSHDTISDMVFDRPSPFQLQPCTEKTANKTNTDTDCPPRTEQFLDHSDLQDFVSNSTVANIWECKGTMLYKMLHAPEVKRDINEEILQQEHCENASYPVQVPLSCAKCQTFYDKYVNISSEKIQMLAKSTENQNTCVWTDSRKLRLTSSKVNDLPKTKRANPNKFVTNQIYPRFKGCFATRHGQKYEPVARAWYESVSGHKVRKSEIVVSLTGPYIAASPDGIIDERTIVEIKCPTRPLEDLISSGKYDVLLEDGQPKLSPKGKNGYYCQVQVAMFCTESTMCKFVVWTSEKQCVVDVQYSKDFIKGILPRIRDFYFKHLLVRLQASRLKISPEYKSLCR is encoded by the coding sequence ATGTATGCATTACTTATTACAGGGCTGCCACCCGATGACTTGAAGTGGGAAAAGAACAAAAGCAATGCCTGGCCTAAACTGATGTACGAGGATCTTGTTGACTATTTGATACATGCAAAAGCATATGATGGAAAGGCCATGAAATCCTTTAGGTCGTTGTATGGATATAACTATGTACAAAATGGTTGGATGGGTGATATGTGGTCCATTGAATGTGAGGGTATGACTTACATAAAGGCCAAAATTTCGCCGAGTCAGCCAGGCGTTGGGCGCAAGGACTACAACTCATGGATTGCGGTTTCTAGTGAAAATACTGTTGAGACTGGCCATTGTTCTTGTCCAGCTGGCAATGCCCGATCGTGTAGTCATATATCAgcaattatttatgcaattacaCTGGCGTGGGCGAATGGTGTAGGTGGGGAAACGTGTACAGACAAACAGCGGGCTTGGGGTAAAGGAGCTGCGCAAGTACTGTCACATGACACCATTTCAGATATGGTGTTTGACCGACCAAGCCCATTTCAGCTACAACCATGTACTGAGAAAACAGCCAACAAGACCAACACTGATACAGATTGTCCACCTCGTACTGAACAGTTTCTGGACCATAGTGACTTACAGGACTTTGTGTCAAATTCCACAGTGGCAAACATTTGGGAGTGTAAAGGTACAATGTTGTACAAAATGCTACATGCACCAGAGGTTAAAAGGGACATAAATGAAGAAATCCTGCAGCAAGAACATTGTGAAAATGCCTCGTATCCTGTACAAGTTCCTCTGTCATGTGCCAAATGCCAAACATTCTACGATAAATATGTCAACATTAGTTCAGAAAAAATTCAAATGTTAGCCAAATCCACAGAAAATCAGAACACCTGTGTCTGGACAGACAGTAGAAAATTGAGATTAACCAGCAGCAAAGTGAATGATTTGCCAAAGACTAAAAGAGCTAATCCTAATAAATTTGTGACAAATCAAATTTATCCTAGGTTTAAGGGATGCTTTGCTACACGTCATGGACAGAAATACGAACCAGTTGCACGAGCCTGGTATGAAAGCGTTTCTGGTCACAAGGTTAGAAAATCTGAGATTGTTGTTAGTTTAACGGGGCCATATATTGCCGCCAGCCCAGATGGTATTATAGACGAAAGAACAATTGTGGAAATAAAATGTCCAACACGCCCGCTAGAAGACCTCATATCATCAGGAAAATATGATGTTCTACTCGAAGATGGTCAGCCGAAATTGAGCCCCAAGGGAAAAAATGGCTATTATTGCCAAGTGCAAGTTGCAATGTTTTGCACTGAGTCAACTATGTGCAAGTTTGTTGTGTGGACATCTGAAAAGCAGTGTGTTGTGGATGTTCAATACAGTAAAGACTTTATAAAGGGCATTCTTCCTAGAATCCgtgacttttattttaagcaccTCCTTGTTAGACTCCAGGCAAGTCGTCTGAAAATTTCCCCGGAATACAAATCCTTGTGCCGTTAA